The window GCCTCATGCTTGGTGCAGAGGTACGGTGTCTGCTTGTAGCAGAACTCAGTACTGTACCTGTCTCCACAGAGAGCCTCTTCATTGTGACAAAAGCCCGCAGCCCgactccctcattctctctctttctactctTCTGTCATAGAACCaaaggcagtttctcagaaaagttGCCGTCAATGGACAAGAAGGGGTCATCCTAAGTAATATAACATTAGCTTATAAGCTAATGTTATAAGCATTAGCTTATAACAGAGACTCAGACAAAAGCTGTTTCTCTGGTCTCGAAGCCCTTCTTTCCACTCCCCGTAACTCCCAAGGCTGCCGAGTACTCTGTTATTAGACGTAACTTCTCTTGGCATTTTTCAAAAGACTACCCATGCCTATTTGGTTCATGCGGTTGATTTGCTCTTGGATTGGACAGGCTCACAGGGTAAGGGACCCTTGCTTTGTCCTATGGACAGTTGACGTCCCCACAGACTCAGTCTTTTGCTTAGAATCTTAGAGCCCCATCTCTTTTGATCACAAAACTTGCTTAGCCTCCAAGCTGGTGGCTTTTTCTAGCTTACAAAACGGGGTTCTTAACCACCAGATTTTCTCACCCAGTGtgataacagtgagcttggcagAGTCCTTGGGGCGAAGTTGCAGCGTCCAGCAGCCCTGGGCTCTCTCAGGAGCAAGGTGGCTCTGAATGGTTTTCTCTGGTGTACATTGGTCCTTTGCATTCTTGTCTACTAGTCCACTCTCATGCATGTCCTCCGTGGTAGCATGGAGACTTTCAGAGGAGGCCATCAACCCTGtccttgaggagaaaaggggacaAGCGAAAGCAGAAGTCCTTTGCTATTGGGTGAGCCAATTACAGGAGGATATTCTTGCCTACAGGTGTTTGCTGACCTTTTTGATCCTGTCATCAAACTAAGGCACAATGGTTATGACCCCAGGGTGATGAAGCACCCTACGGACCTGGATGCATCCAAGGTAGGGTCCAGCCTCCATTCCTTCTCCCCATAAAAAAAGGCTTTCCTGAATCCACAGGCAGAAGAGGGAATCTAAGAGCCCCTACCCTGGTGAGATGTCCCTGGAAGGTCTAAGATGGCCTACCTTCAGCATATCCACTTGAGGGCTAGGGGAGGTTAAGAAGGTCCTTTAAAGATGCCTCTAAAGGACAATTAATTGATGAGAACTTTAAACTTTATTACAGCATTTTACCCCAACCAAAACCATGTACTCTAGACCCACCTTACTTAACTAAGGCTCCTTAAGTCACCCAGCGGTTAGCCACATAATGCAGTCATGTGATGCTCTCTGTAATGCAATGCCTGAGGGTTTCCAGGCAAGCCGTAGGTCAGAGGACTGTGCTCCGTGGCTGCCTTGCTGACTCTCCACTCTGCTCCACCCGGCAGATCACTCACGGGCAGTTTGATGAGCGTTACGTGTTGTCCTCTCGGGTGCGCACTGGTCGCAGCATCCGTGGACTgagcctgcctcctgcctgctccCGGGCggagagaagggaggtggagaaCGTGGCCATCACTGCCCTGGAGGGCCTCAAGGGGGACCTGGCTGGTCGCTACTACAAGCTGTCTGATATGACCGAGCAGGATCAGCAACGGCTCATTGACGTGAGTAGGTGATAAATCACCCAGGGGCTGCTTGGAAAGAGGCTGGACCCACAGCTCTGCCTTGGCCTCTACCCACTTAAGAGCTGACCTGCAGGGCTGAAACCAGCGCGGGGCTTCCACAGCTTCGGTGTTAAGAAATCTTGTCAAGCCATGGCTAGAGTCTGAAGAGGAAACTCCAGTACGAGTGCTGGGCTGGGCACAGGAGGGTGGAGGTGAATGGGGGATCTGCCTCTTGTTATCTATGAACAAATGAGAACAGTTGAGTGTGGAAATCCTATTGGTGCCTAAACACTGATCTCTGGTACCACACCCTAAGAaaactctggaagcagagaggatctagggaggaaaggaaggtgtgtaacatgaattgctaaatggttttttattaataagaccatttagcaatttgtgttacaaaggTGATTTCCCTGACTGGTATGGATGGAGCCAGCGGGTACTGGCTTCAGACACTCATTCCTGCCGCCTCCCAGCACCTCTGGGCATCTCTCTGGCTCTAGAGCAGACAAAACAGAGGTCCTCtggttttgtgagacaaggtctcagtatgtagcctatGCTGGTCTCAACTCACAGCAACGTTCTtgactcagtctcccaagtgttgggcttGGGTTCTTTTATTTCCTCATCAACACGAAATAAAACAGAATGCATTTTTCAAAAGTAATGTTTAACTAAACtccaagaaaaggagaaagaagattcTGTCATCTCAGAAGATGCAAATTACATGAACCATCCCATTTCCAAACCACACAGGACAGCTACGTAGTTGGTACGCCTTTATCTCCTGATGTGTGTAGAATCGGCAATCCATCTGCTTGCTGTTACAGAGCAAACCCATATCTGCCTTAAACAGCCACCTGTTTATGGGTGAGCTTCCTCGTGGGCAATGGCTCAGGAGCTATTTGACCAACCTTCTCCAACCCTTCCTGTCTTCAGTCTCCAAGATCTCCCCCTTGTTAAAGATTCTGGAAGGACTCCTCACATCTACTTGGTGTCTTGTCTCAGTGTGAGTTCTGGACattggtgttttcatttttaaaagctctGGAGGTGTTGTGGCTCGCAGTGAACCTGAGAAACACTGCCTGAGAGGCCTCTGTATCTGTAAGTTGAAACTTGATCACTGGCCCATGCCAAGTCAGTCTCACAGACGATTCTCTCTGCCTTGTCACTTTTGGCCCACAGGACCACTTCCTGTTTGACAAGCCAGTGTCCCCTTTACTAACATGTGCCGGGATGGCCCGGGACTGGCCTGATGCCAGGGGAATCTGGTACGGATGTAGTTTTCACCTTTTCCCTGTGTGTGGAGACTCTCAGCTCGCCTGCTTGTTCTAACCCGAGGTTGCTGTGAACTGCAGTTGACAGCATGCCCGCTTGAGCTAAATGGAGAGCCAATTCTATTTGAAAAcggtgtgtgcgcatgtgtgtttgcgcgcgcgcgtgtgtgtgtgtgtgtgtgtgtgtgtgcgcgcgtgtgtgtgcgcgcgcgcgcgtgtgcgtgtgtgtgcgtgtgtgtgtgtgcgtgtgtgtgtgtgtgtgtgcgtgcgtgcgtgcgtgtgtgtgtgtgtgtgtgtgttgtgagatgTTTCAAAAGAGATATAGGAATATGAGCTGGTTTGCATAAATTATGCATGGGGGAAACTATTCAAAAGAAAGATATTTCATGTTAATTAGATAATCTGCCTGTGAACTGAGGACAAATGAACGCGGAATTAGAAATTATCATATTGACAATTGATAATATTGATATGATAAGCCCTCCCTAAATGAGTGAATAGCTACTCAGTGTCTACACATCCTTTCTAACAGTCCTCAGCGTACCTTGGCTTGGTTATCCCAACTGTCTCCAAAAGGAGCTAAGGAAGAAAGTTCACAAGAGGGTAGACAGCCGGGGTTTATATAGCAAACACACGTGTGAATTCTTGGGATGTAGGTAAAGTTCCCCCATCCTTGCCTCctacttttttttcccaagaaacaTAAGCTTTTAGTTGAGCCTCTCAGGAGACAAAACACTCCTAACGTCAGAGCTAAATGCTACCATAGGTGAGCTCTTGTCGTCTTGTTCGGGGAACAAGAGGAAGGGTTGTATTCTTGTGAGAGTAGAACCGTGTGTAGCATCATTAACGGCTGGGTTTAGTACTAGTCTCCGTGCTGGGAGGTATCATTATTTTGTGGTACTTGTTCGGGCACAGTTAAGAGATAAGGGCCATCTAGGGAATGGGGAAGGTGAAATGAGGCAATCAAGCTCCAGAGGTAATGAGAATTTTCATGTGTTGGGATCAGTGCAATTAACAGTCAGCACCACATTTCTGTCTTCATTAGGCATAATTATGACAAGACATTTCTCATCTGGATAAATGAGGAAGACCACACCAGGGTAATCTCAATGGAAAAGGGAGGCAATATGAAACGAGTCTTTGAGCGGTTCTGCCGTGGACTAAAGGAAGTAAGGTTCCATTAGGGGTTTGTAGATATCCATCAaagcaaatctctctctctggtttccaTTTCTGCATATGTAttctaaattattattatcatcttattttacatgtgtgagtgtattgtgtccttggaggccagaagagggcatcgaatcCCTCAGGACTGTACgagcagatggttgtgagctgccatgtgggtgttgagatcTAAcgtggtcctctggaagggctgCCAGCGCTCTTAaggcctgagccatctctctagccactgttttccatttttaaaaagatactttgaTAACTTCCAAAGTGGGACTACTTTTTTCTCCTAAGAATCAAATCTTCCAGAGCAGTGCTTTCTCTTTGCGGAAGTCTGTGACTCACTGgttattttctccttcttttctgaaCATGGAGAGGGTATGGTATAGGGTGGGGACGGATAAGTGCATGGAATGGCAGAGGTAGAATCGGGTGGGAGTgggtgggctgggaggtgggactGGATGGGAAGAAACAAAATAGATTCTCACGGGCTTAATCTGCTGAGAGTTCCTATGTTCTCCTACAGTATTTGCTTGAAAAGGAGTATCAGCTGCTATTTATGGAGAGCTCAGAATCTTCTAGGGACCATGTCAAATGCTTTACATGGCCATCTGATTTAATAGGATCATTTTTATACTCTACAGAAGAACTATTAAGTACAAGTACCACAGACGCACTACAGTTTCATTCATGTGCTCTACTGGTCCCTCTCCCTGGTGTTTGATGCCCTGAAGGACTAGGTATTTGAGAAGTCTGCCCTTTGTTCATTGCTGGCTCATTGTAGGTGGAACGGCTGATCCAAGAACGAGGCTGGGAGTTCATGTGGAATGAGCGTCTAGGATACATTTTGACTTGCCCTTCGAACCTCGGGACTGGATTACGAGCTGGTGTCCACGTTAAGATCCCAAAGCTCAGCAAGGTAATAACATGTGACCAGGAGCTTTGTTGGGTCCCAAGAGGATCAGCTCAGATGTGATGGCTTTTCAGAAGGTGAAGGAGATGTCTGTGTTTACTTCTTAACCCTGGCCTTTGCCACCTGCAATGGAAGAGGGATGCAAAGGGCAAAGTCTGGCTTGAAGTCCTTGGCATTCGTTAGGATAAAAGGTTCAGGGCCTGTGAAAAGGGGATGGTCTACAAGAGTAGTGCTTTTGAGTCTCCATCATGTAACAAATCAGGGTGTGGGGCTGCCCTGCTCTGCTCCCTAGGGCTCCTCCCTTGTCCTAACAACTGAGCCTGTGTGAGAATCACCTGAAGGGAGATCTTGGGCGGCACAGATTGCAAGGCCACGCTtgtgcaatttttttcttttcttttcttttttacattttgtatttgcATATTTGTGTTTTGTGCAGTGTGGGGAGCACGTGGGTACAcagtagaggccagaggataattTCCAGCTTCCAATGAATGAAgtcaggttgtcagggttggcagcaagtacctttgccCACTGCACCATCTCCCTGGTCcaagaatttttatttcttgcaAGTTTTCAGGTGACTCTGAGGCTGCTGATAGGGGCCTTGTTTGGAGGACCACTTAGAGAATTTTCCTCATTTGCATAGTCACAGTCCTTCTCCATGTTCTAGAATGTGAGAAAAGGAGAGTGCATGTAGGCATGTCCATGACAAGACTTAAGGTGTAAGGGGAGAACATGCAGACATGTCCATGACAAGGTTTAAGGTGTAAAGGGAGAGCAGGTAGGCACATCCATGACAAGGTTTAAGGTATAAGAAAGGAAGTGGCACACACGACATCTGCTCATTCTGTTGGTAAGAGCTCAGACAGCAAGTAGCTACATCTTCACCTCCATTGCTGGACAGAGGGGTAAGGGATCCAGAGTGGGAGCTAGCCATTTCTGCCACAGCATGCAAAGTAAATCAAGGAAGTTTAAACAAGTGCTCCCTATCAAGGTAAAggtatgtgatttttttattattcaaaattcCAATGCTAAGGAAATGATTGGCAGTGATTTAACTTCATGATTTTAATTATAACAATGAAACTGGTGTACAGGTGAGTAGTACATACAAAAGTTGGCACCCGCATGCACATATACGCGTGTATATTTATATGAAGATAAACGTGGAGTCAAATGCCCCAGGTTTAATTGCTACTCTGCCAACTTCCAGCTGTCTGACTTTGGGCAAGTTATCTCCTCTTGAGCAGTTTGCTCATCTTAAGTGTGGAGGTTGGTAGAGTTTCAGTTGTCTCCTACAAGCTTATATGTTAGAGACTTAATCCCCCAATTCACATGTCAATGGCGTGT is drawn from Peromyscus eremicus chromosome 11, PerEre_H2_v1, whole genome shotgun sequence and contains these coding sequences:
- the Ckmt2 gene encoding creatine kinase S-type, mitochondrial codes for the protein MASAFSKLLTGRNASLLFTTLGTSALTTGYLLNRQKVSADAREQHKLFPASADYPDLRKHNNCMAECLTPTIYAKLRNKMTPNGYTLDQCIQTGVDNPGHPFIKTVGMVAGDEESYEVFADLFDPVIKLRHNGYDPRVMKHPTDLDASKITHGQFDERYVLSSRVRTGRSIRGLSLPPACSRAERREVENVAITALEGLKGDLAGRYYKLSDMTEQDQQRLIDDHFLFDKPVSPLLTCAGMARDWPDARGIWHNYDKTFLIWINEEDHTRVISMEKGGNMKRVFERFCRGLKEVERLIQERGWEFMWNERLGYILTCPSNLGTGLRAGVHVKIPKLSKDPRFSKILENLRLQKRGTGGVDTAAVADIYDISNIDRIGRSEVELVQIVIDGVNYLVDCEKKLERGQDIKVPPPLPQFGRK